The Mustelus asterias chromosome 30, sMusAst1.hap1.1, whole genome shotgun sequence DNA segment aacaagtgaatggcctctccccagtgtgaacttgctggtgtgtcagcaagttggataactgagtgaaccccttcccacacatagGGCAGGTGAAGagcctctgcccagtgtgaacacactggtgtctcagcaagttggcagactgagtgaatcccttcccacattgggaacaggtgaacggcctctccccagtgtgaactcgctggtgcgtcagcaggttggatgactgagtgaatcccttcccacactcggaacaggtgaacggcctctccccagtgtgaactcgctggtgtttcaacagggtggatgactgagtgaatcccttcccgcacacagagcaagtgaacggcctctccccagtgtgagctttCTGGTGCGTCTGCAGGTGCGACGAACaagtgaaccccttcccacactcggagcaggtgaacggcctctccccagtgtgaaataAATGGTGAGTCAGCAGGTGGGAggactgggtgaatcccttcccacactcggagcaggtgtacggcctctccccagtgtgaattcgctgatggacAGTGAGTTCGGTTAATCGTCTGAACGTTGATGcgcagtgagagcatctgaatggtctctcatcagtgtgaacaagttgatgaCGCCTCAGGTCCCAAGAGCTTCTGTAGCACTtctcacagtctgggcatttaaaaggtctctccccagtgtgaacttgctggtgtttcagcaggaagGTTGaccgggtgaatcccttcccacactcagtgcagatgaatggtttcacctcagtgtgaactcgctggtgtgtcagtaaGGTAGATGAactagtaaatcccttcccacagtcaggacaggtgaatggcctctccccagtgtgattgcGTCGGTGAATTTCCAGCACTGATgggtaactgaatcctttcccacattccccacatttccatggtttctgccCAGTGTGATTGCACTTGTGTTTCAACAGGTCGGACGATTGGCGGAATCCTCGTCCACACCCAAAACACATGTACGGTTTCTCAGCACTGTGAATGTTGCTttctccttccatgttcaaaggccaatgatcgtcaggtcctgatgaattgaACATCTCTGTCAAGACTTGATTTGATGTTTGATTTGAGCTCCCCACCTTCAAATCCTCTACGTCCAAATACCCTGTAAAACGAATTTAAAATAAGAAAAAGCTATCATCAACGGTgcaggattgtcataaaaaacacaactggttcactaatgcccttcctaatgtcactgcggcctcacagagccagggacccgggttcgattcccggcttgggttgagtttgcacgttctccccgtgtctgcgtgggtttcctctggatgctccggtttcctcccacagtccaaagatgtgcgggttagctagactggccatgctaaattgcctcttagcgtctgggggactagctagggtaaatgcatggggttgtggggcctgggtgggattgtggtcggtgtagattcaatgggccgaatagcctcctgctgcactgtagggattctatgattcttcaaggAAGGTGACCTGCCACTCAGTCTGGACCTACACCAGACTCTGACCTCCATGGCAGGAGAGACAGAGGCAAAGTGAGGGAGAGGTTGTGAAGGAAAAAAATTAGGCTGGCTTGATTGTtccaatgaacatggttcagtcacAAAATTCCACCACTGGAgttacttgtgaacttgctggtgtctcagcagggtggatgactgagtaaatctctttccacactcagaataagtgaatggtctctccccagtgtgagcttgGTCAGATATCATTGaggtaaataaaaacagaaaatgctggaacaaaaGAGTCATATCAAAATAttcaaaactttaactctgtttctcactccaaagatgctgccagagctgctgagtttttttgAGGATTTTGGCTGTTATATCACTGAGATAaatctgcacctcctccaaggccaacacagtTTGTCTTTTTAAGGCGTAGTACCCAGAAATTCAGCATTTCCCTACGacactcatcaatttttacagatgcaccatagaaagcatcctttccggatgcatcagaatatggctcctgctctgaccaaatccACAAGAAGGGTTGTGAAAGTAGCcggtctatcacgcaaaccagcctcccacccattgactctgtctatacttcccgctgccttgggaaggcagtcagcataatcgaggaccccacgcaccccggacacattcccttccaccttcttccgttggggaaaaaaaaatacaaaagtctgaaaacatgtgccttctgcactgtagggtttctatgattctatgataggaaacgagagagtgcagaatatagtgttatagtcatagctagggtacagagaaagatcaacctaatagaaagttgggcggcacggtagcacagtggttagcactgctgcttcacagctccagggtcccgggttcgattccccggctcgggtcactgtctgcgtggagtttgcacattctcctcgtgtctgcgtgggtttgctccggtttcctcccacagtccaaagatgtgcgggttaggttgattggccaggttaaaaattgccccttagagtcctggggatgcgtggatcagtgggtaaatatgtgggggtagggcctgggtgggattgtggtcggtgcagactcgaatggcctccttccgcactgtagggtttctatgattctatgtaccaacagactcaagaacagcttcctccctgctgacttttgcatggtccgatcacacattaagctggcctttctcttcaccctatcagtaactgcaacactatattctgcacccttcccttcccttctccccgatgtactccatgaatagtatgctttgtctgtgtagcacgcaggaaacaatacttctcactgtatggtagtacatgtgacaataataaatcaaatcaaattcttctccccgatgtactcttatgaatggtatgctttgtctgcccagcacacaagaaacaatactgctcactgtatcccagtccatgtgacaataataaatcaaattaaatcagtgtGCAATCAAGATGTTGGCCGTTATCCTGGGTCTGTCatcaaaaaaaaaacctccgcTTGGCCAAAACCTGGAACGGGCAGGATTTTTATTCAAGTCTAAAAGCCAACATAAATTGCAAATACATCTTCCGAGAGTCCTGCAGCGACTGCATTTTCCCCACCCCGTCCGG contains these protein-coding regions:
- the LOC144480774 gene encoding uncharacterized protein LOC144480774, producing the protein MFNSSGPDDHWPLNMEGESNIHSAEKPYMCFGCGRGFRQSSDLLKHKCNHTGQKPWKCGECGKGFSYPSVLEIHRRNHTGERPFTCPDCGKGFTSSSTLLTHQRVHTEVKPFICTECGKGFTRSTFLLKHQQVHTGERPFKCPDCEKCYRSSWDLRRHQLVHTDERPFRCSHCASTFRRLTELTVHQRIHTGERPYTCSECGKGFTQSSHLLTHHLFHTGERPFTCSECGKGFTCSSHLQTHQKAHTGERPFTCSVCGKGFTQSSTLLKHQRVHTGERPFTCSECGKGFTQSSNLLTHQRVHTGERPFTCSQCGKGFTQSANLLRHQCVHTGQRLFTCPMCGKGFTQLSNLLTHQQVHTGERPFTCSMWEEIYSVILPGETPGSSQVTPVVEFCD